A single genomic interval of Penicillium psychrofluorescens genome assembly, chromosome: 2 harbors:
- a CDS encoding uncharacterized protein (ID:PFLUO_003377-T1.cds;~source:funannotate), which yields MRFLSEIGLLVAVSALQIPLAVAAHNVVDLSDQRWTLTSPGNDTIKIPGKVPSQAHIDLYAAGIIDNPLIGLNDFDLRWIAFSNWTYSTELRGVQDSKHLQTSLVFQGLDTYAAIEFCGQHVANTNNQFRQWVFDISHVLASCKSNEPLLEVKFGSTPNISAAIAAEPGQETWPDGVDEVYEFPNRQFVRKEQSDFGWDWGPAFMPAGIWQPAYLVQLDGPASVYVKNSDFDLYRKGQLNNLPPDQTADWIFNASVDVVGSVPRGSQMRYTIADSDSHRKVSSGNFGNIENGGDVITGIATLKASDYELWWPNGLGPQRLYNMEVEVVSGGRTIASVNKRMGFRTIVLNMEPISDLQLSQGITNGSNFHFEINGHTFYAKGANFVPPDPFWPRVTPAHIKGILNDVVDGNQNMLRVWSSGAYSPDFMYDLADEMGVLLWCEFEFSVSLYPANSEFLENVRQEAVYQVRRTNHHPSMALWAGGNEMEKDELPAIRSGSPDLYEKYLNEYLELFLNTLLPAVYGNSHSISYMPCSTNNGYLELDFSLPIPFVDRLYNTTPGYLYGDSDFYDYNAAQAFDINEYVVNRFANEFGFPSEPSLETWREAIPEDQLYFNSTMAVLRNHHYPPGSLATDELENPLGGQGEMTLGVEYWYPIPDKTDSVANFSAWCHSTQIFQADFLHTKIQYYRAGSSMPQRQLGSLYWQLNDIWQAPTWSSREYDGRWKVLFYATKDVYQPVIVAPVYNVTTGVMDLFAVSDLWSDVKGEASWEWIGYDGKPVNTSLSAKSQKFTVGAVNATVLSSMNITDLTSSGSIPADNAVLVATVTASGTPPNSKATKTYTHSNFFTATPLGKAKLVDPGLTLQQERGSFTVTAEKGVSMFTWLALDPKDAGVIVVFDDNGFLLRKGESKTVGYRISSGASTGWETRVTVESIWNNTLPE from the exons ATGCGTTTCTTGTCAGAGATAGGGTTGCTTGTCGCGGTGTCTGCACTACAGATTCCGCTGGCTGTGGCCGCTCACAACGTAGTTGATCTCTCCGACCAGAGGTGGACGCTGACCAGCCCTGGCAATGACACAATCAAGATCCCCGGAAAAGTCCCATCGCAAGCCCATATCGATCTATATGCCGCAGGAATAATTGACAACCC ACTGATTGGCCTAAATGACTTTGATCTCCGCTGGATTGCATTTAGCAACTGGACATACAGCACTGAGCTGAGAGGAGT GCAAGACTCCAAGCACCTACAAACCAGCCTCGTCTTCCAAGGCCTCGACACCTACGCTGCCATCGAGTTCTGTGGCCAGCACGTCGCCAACACAAACAACCAATTCCGTCAATGGGTCTTCGACATCTCCCACGTCCTCGCATCCTGCAAGTCGAATGAGCCCTTGCTCGAAGTCAAGTTTGGCTCTACGCCCAACATCTCAGCGGCGATTGCTGCCGAGCCCGGCCAGGAGACGTGGCCAGACGGCGTAGACGAGGTTTACGAGTTTCCAAACAGACAGTTTGTGCGCAAAGAGCAGTCCGATTTTGGATG GGACTGGGGTCCGGCGTTTATGCCGGCGGGCATTTGGCAGCCAGCGTATCTGGTGCAGCTTGATGGGCCGGCTTCGGTGTATGTAAAGAACTCGGATTTTGACCTTTACCGCAAAGGCCAGCTCAACAACCTGCCGCCGGATCAGACTGCCGATTGGATCTTTAACGCCAGCGTTGACGTCGTCGGCTCTGTGCCTAGGGGCTCGCAAATGAGGTACACCATTGCAGACTCGGACTCCCATCGCAAAGTTAGTAGTGGGAACTTTGGCAACATCGAGAATGGTGGAGATGTCATCACCGGAATTGCAACGCTCAAGGCATCTGACTACGAGCTTTGGTGGCCCAACGGCCTCGGTCCCCAAAGGCTGTACAACATGGAGGTGGAAGTTGTGTCCGGAGGTCGGACCATTGCTTCAGTCAACAAGCGCATGGGTTTCCGAACCATCGTTCTCAACATGGAGCCCATCAGCGATCTGCAGCTCTCGCAGGGTATCACCAACGGCAGCAATT TCCACTTCGAGATCAACGGCCACACTTTTTACGCCAAAGGAGCCAACTTTGTGCCTCCTGACCCGTTCTGGCCCCGCGTGACCCCTGCCCACATCAAGGGTATCCTGAACGACGTGGTCGACGGCAACCAGAACATGCTACGCGTGTGGTCTAGCGGCGCCTACTCACCCGACTTCATGTATGACCTCGCCGACGAGATGGGCGTACTGTTGTGGTGCGAGTTCGAGTTCAGCGTCTCTCTCTACCCCGCAAACTCGGAGTTCCTGGAGAATGTCCGCCAGGAAGCTGTTTATCAAGTGCGACGtaccaaccaccacccatcCATGGCGCTCTGGGCTGGCGGGAACGAGATGGAAAAAGACGAGCTCCCCGCCATACGGTCCGGCTCGCCAGACTTGTACGAGAAATATCTCAATGAGTATCTCGAGCTGTTCCTCAACACGCTACTACCAGCTGTATACGGCAATTCGCACAGCATCAGCTACATGCCCTGCAGCACCAACAACGGATACCTAGAGCTTGATTTCAGCCTACCGATCCCCTTCGTTGACCGTCTCTACAACACCACGCCGGGTTACCTCTACGGCGACAGCGACTTCTACGACTACAATGCCGCGCAGGCATTTGACATCAACGAGTACGTCGTCAACCGCTTCGCAAACGAGTTTGGCTTCCCGTCTGAGCCTAGCTTGGAGACATGGCGGGAAGCCATTCCCGAGGATCAGCTGTACTTCAACTCCACCATGGCGGTTTTGCGTAACCATCACTATCCGCCAGGCAGTCTTGCGACAGACGAGTTGGAGAATCCACTAGGGGGCCAGGGTGAGATGACGCTCGGAGTGGAGTACTGGTATCCCATTCCCGACAAGACTGATTCGGTGGCCAACTTCTCGGCGTGGTGCCATAGTACGCAGATATTCCAAGCGGACTTTCTGCACACCAAGATCCAGTACTACCGTGCGGGCTCATCGATGCCACAGCGACAGCTGGGCTCGCTGTACTGGCAGCTCAACGATATCTGGCAGGCCCCAACCTGGTCCAGCCGCGAGTATGACGGGCGGTGGAAGGTGCTTTTCTACGCGACCAAGGACGTCTACCAGCCTGTCATCGTGGCCCCAGTATACAACGTCACGACCGGTGTGATGGATCTCTTTGCTGTGTCCGACCTGTGGAGCGACGTCAAAGGCGAGGCTAGCTGGGAGTGGATCGGCTATGATGGGAAGCCTGTGAACACATCTTTGTCTGCCAAATCTCAGAAATTCACCGTTGGAGCCGTCAACGCTACTGTGCTGTCCAGCATGAACATCACCGACCTGACCAGCAGTGGCAGCATCCCTGCCGACAACGCTGTTCTAGTTGCCACCGTGACTGCGAGCGGCACTCCTCCAAATTCCAAGGCGACCAAAACGTACACGCACTCTAACTTCTTCACAGCCACCCCTCTCGGAAAGGCTAAGCTAGTAGATCCCGGTCTCACGCTTCAGCAGGAGCGTGGTTCGTTCACTGTAACGGCCGAGAAGGGTGTGAGCATGTTTacatggctggcgctggacCCCAAAGACGCGGGGGTGATTGTGGTTTTTGACGATAATGGGTTCCTGTTGCGGAAGGGAGAGAGCAAGACTGTTGGGTATCGCATCTCTAGTGGGGCGAGCACTGGATGGGAGACCCGCGTTACGGTTGAGAGTATTTGGAACAATACGCTGCCGGAATAG
- a CDS encoding uncharacterized protein (ID:PFLUO_003378-T1.cds;~source:funannotate), with protein MANFQPQWTNKAVVKPSSIVDSGAKFSFAKDAPGETFGKLEKPIPPSNPYTSLTDDEAEHFLVHGWLKVEGGFHQKYIDEWLPDFWIRTGYDEQDKTTWKEEYLHVAHHRQARNEEFCPKAWSKIVDLCGGEKRIHETRERWIGDNFIVNFGSEARSKEDPASHPPQDKSGFHSDNDWYRSFLDSSSTAMTIVHCFTDIPKNGGGTWLCEDSMKGVCEKLYAHPEGLDPVIDTPVLCKHAKDCHNFTAVEAKAGDTFILHGLLPHTNSFNYKHYARIITNPHVTLKEPYNLNRGRGDGDYSLLEQVILRALGRTSIPEYHPTRPRMFWYPRNSAFKLNKVDDELARLKADRASRGMPETTIDSVYLGGEEVMKDFIKRNGYDLPFNKDIGLELRQHVA; from the exons ATGGCCAACTTCCAGCCACAG TGGACGAACAAAGCAGTGGTGAAGCCTAGTAGCATCGTTGATAGTGGGGCAAAGTTTTCCTTTGCCAAGGATGCTCCCGGCGAGACATTCGGGAAACTCGAGAAGCCCATACCACCTTCCAATCCGTACACATCTCTAACCGATGACGAGGCGGAGCATTTTTTGGTCCACGGCTGGCTTAAGGTTGAAGGTGGTTTCCACCAAAAATATATTGATGAGTGGCTTCCAGATTTCTGGATCCGCACGGGGTACGACGAGCAAGACAAGACGACCTGGAAGGAAGAGTATCTCCATGTGGCTCACCATCGTCAGGCACGAAATGAGGAGTTCTGCCCTAAGGCCTGGAGCAAGATTGTTGACCTCTGTGGTGGAGAGAAGCGGATTCACGAAACGCGTGAACGTTGGATTGGTGACAACTTCATCGTGAACTTTGGGAGCGAAGCTCGGTCCAAGGAGGATCCGgcatctcatcctccccagGATAAGTCGGGTTTCCACTCAGATAATGACTGGTATCGCTCCTTTCTTGACTCGTCGAGCACCGCCATGACTATTGTGCATTGTTTCACGGACATTCCAAAGAACGGAGGAGGCACCTGGTTGTGTGAAGATTCTATGAAAG GTGTTTGCGAAAAGCTGTACGCTCATCCTGAAGGCCTCGATCCCGTTATTGACACCCCCGTTCTCTGCAAGCACGCCAAAGACTGCCATAACTTTACGGCCGTCGAGGCGAAGGCTGGTGACACGTTTATACTACATGGCCTGCTGCCACATACCAACAGTTTCAACTACAAACACTATGCCAGGATTATTACTAACCCTCATGTAACTCTCAAAGAGCCTTATAATCTTAATCGAGGCAGAGGGGACGGTGACTAC TCTCTGCTGGAACAAGTCATCCTCCGAGCCCTTGGCCGGACCTCTATACCGGAGTACCACCCTACACGTCCTCGAATGTTCTGGTACCCCCGCAACTCGGCATTTAAGCTCAACAAGGTCGACGATGAACTAGCACGCCTCAAAGCGGACCGAGCCAGCAGGGGCATGCCCGAAACTACCATTGATAGCGTGTACCTTGGTGGTGAAGAGGTCATGAAAGATTTTATTAAGCGCAATGGCTACGACCTCCCGTTTAATAAAGATATTGGATTAGAGTTACGGCAGCATGTGGCGTAA
- a CDS encoding uncharacterized protein (ID:PFLUO_003379-T1.cds;~source:funannotate), whose translation MSSTFNRSVLVTGGTTGLGFNCATVIAREHPDYQIIIASRSDPNASADAINQLLGQMNVKFVKLDLSSLSKVRSFVADWKDHRFPPIQSLVLNAALQFPGEAEYTEDGFEKTFAISHVGHALLFFLLTPHLADHARVVNVASGVHDPQQKTGLPDANYISAEELAHPPLALAKANGRQHYTNTKLANVLYTYALHRRFQSIKESTGKNWTVTAFDPGLMPGTGLARDASRVEKFIWFRILPCITPLLRLFLSPNVHTAQVSGNCLAQLAIASDVDGVSGVYFEGNKKIKSSQASYDESKQEDLWQWTIGTLAQSEEEKNAFSMVG comes from the coding sequence ATGTCGTCCACCTTCAATCGCAGCGTCCTTGTCACTGGTGGCACCACTGGATTGGGGTTTAATTGCGCCACGGTTATTGCTCGCGAGCATCCGGATTATCAAATCATCATTGCGTCGCGATCTGACCCCAATGCATCCGCAGACGCAATCAACCAGCTTCTCGGTCAAATGAATGTCAAGTTTGTGAAACTTGATCTTTCATCCTTGTCCAAGGTCCGGTCATTCGTGGCAGACTGGAAAGACCATAGATTCCCTCCAATCCAGTCGCTCGTCCTCAATGCAGCCTTGCAATTCCCTGGAGAGGCCGAGTACACAGAAGACGGGTTTGAAAAGACCTTTGCCATCAGCCATGTCGGCCATGCTctacttttttttctcttgacACCTCATCTCGCCGACCATGCTCGTGTTGTGAACGTCGCGAGCGGAGTGCATGATCCTCAGCAGAAAACTGGCCTCCCAGATGCAAATTACATATCTGCCGAAGAGCTCGCTCATCCGCCGCTCGCATTGGCGAAAGCGAATGGGCGTCAGCACTACACCAACACAAAGTTAGCCAACGTCCTCTACACATATGCCTTGCACAGACGCTTCCAGTCAATCAAAGAAAGCACCGGAAAGAACTGGACAGTCACTGCTTTTGATCCGGGTCTCATGCCGGGCACAGGTCTTGCGCGAGATGCCAGTCGCGTGGAGAAGTTTATCTGGTTCCGCATCTTGCCCTGTATAACCCCTCTCTTACGATTGTTTCTTTCGCCAAATGTACACACGGCCCAAGTGTCTGGCAATTGTTTAGCTCAGTTGGCGATCGCATCGGATGTCGATGGTGTGAGCGGGGTTTATTTTGAgggcaacaagaagatcaagtCCAGTCAAGCAAGCTACGATGAGTCTAAGCAAGAGGATCTGTGGCAATGGACAATTGGTACCCTAGCGCagagtgaagaagagaagaatgcaTTCTCCATGGTCGGATAA
- a CDS encoding uncharacterized protein (ID:PFLUO_003380-T1.cds;~source:funannotate) has product MEKTAGRHQHVEGPSAASPRQMEAGTNESLSAGNEVIRLSEEHRQYLLARHGTLDLDPIPDMNDADPYNWPRWRKIINLALVAFHAMMSTFTAAAILSAFINISTDLHVSLQRTSYLVSLFIAVLGGAPLFWRPLCNRFGRRPIFLISLICSLVGNVGCAKSPSYATMGLCRAITAFFISPAAAMGSAVVAETFFKKNRAHCMGAWTLMVTLGVPAAPFIFGFVALRVGYRWIYWTLAIVNAVQFILYFFLGPESLYMRKDFNGQQVTNVKQSLFKFTRINPTPLKLLDFFQPLRYVMKPCVLIPAAAYAMIFLWGSVMLTIEIPQVYPKKFDLNTQEVGLNFLGLIIGSVIGEQVGGFISDRWMLLRAKHTGQPPAPEYRLWLSYIGHALTICGIVVFAIQLRNSGDKWDITPIVGSAIAAAGNQIVTTVNITYAVDCYSEDAASVGVFITFVRQIWGFIGPFWFPQMFENCGWAGGAGIAVALMVGVSVVPTMLVQWRGLAWR; this is encoded by the exons ATGGAGAAAACAGCGGGTCGTCACCAGCACGTCGAAGGGCCGTCGGCTGCCAGTCCAAGACAGATGGAGGCTGGCACGAACGAGAGTCTCTCTGCGGGAAATGAAGTGATCCGTCTCTCTGAGGAGCATCGCCAGTATCTTCTCGCTCGGCATGGCACGCTAGATCTCGATCCCATCCCAGACATGAACGATGCCGACCCGTACAATTGGCCGCGATGGAGA AAAATAATTAATCTGGCCCTGGTCGCTTTCCACGCCATGATGAGTACCTTTACAGCCGCCGCAATCTTGTCGGCCTTCATCAACATCTCCACGGATCTCCACGTTAGCTTGCAGCGCACCAGTTATTTGGTATCGCTGTTCATCGCCGTTCTCGGTGGCGCGCCCTTATTCTGGCGTCCGCTATGCAACCGATTTGGACGCCGTCCAATCTTCCTGATTTCGCTCATCTGTAGTCTGGTCGGTAACGTGGGCTGCGCGAAAAGCCCCTCATACGCCACGATGGGCCTTTGTCGTGCTATTActgccttcttcatcagccCTGCTGCGGCCATGGGTAGTGCTGTGGTCGCCGAGACTTTCTTTAAGAAGAACCGTGCGCATTGCATGGGTGCCTGGACACTTATGGTGACTTTAGGTGTCCCGGCCGCGCCCTTCATCTTTGGATTTGTGGCGTTGCGTGTTGGATACCGCTGGATCTACTGGACCCTAGCCATT GTCAACGCCGTGCAGTTCATCctctacttcttcctcgggcCGGAGTCACTCTACATGCGCAAGGACTTTAACGGTCAGCAAGTCACCAACGTGAAACAGAGTCTCTTTAAATTCACACGAATTAATCCGACTCCTTTGAAActcttggacttcttccAGCCCCTTCGTTACGTGATGAAGCCCTGTGTGCTAATTCCGGCGGCGGCATATGCCATGATCTTCTTATGGGGCAGCGTGATGCTCACAATTGAGATCCCACAGGTCTACCCTAAAAAGTTCGACTTGAACACGCAGGAAGTTGGCCTGAACTTTCTGGGCTTGATCATCGGATCCGTCATCGGAGAGCAGGTCGGCGGTTTCATTTCTGATCGCTGGATGTTGCTGCGCGCCAAACATACCGGCCAACCTCCAGCACCGGAATACCGTCTATGGCTAAGCTACATTGGTCATGCCTTGACCATTTGTGGTATTGTTGTTTTCGCGATCCAGCTGCGCAATTCTGGTGATAAATGGGATATCACCCCTATAGTGGGGTCGGCCATCGCTGCCGCAGGCAATCAAATTGTCACCACCGTCAACATCACCTATGCAGTTGATTGTTACAGTGAGGATGCCGCGAGTGTTGGCGTATTTATTACCTTCGTCCGTCAAATATGGGGATTCATTGGTCCTTTCTG GTTCCCGCAGATGTTTGAGAACTGCGGCTGGGCTGGTGGTGCAGGCATTGCCGTCGCGCTGATGGTTGGTGTTAGCGTCGTCCCAACCATGCTGGTGCAGTGGCGCGGCCTGGCGTGGCGTTGA
- a CDS encoding uncharacterized protein (ID:PFLUO_003381-T1.cds;~source:funannotate) — MPTSVTTDVSNYEAKGYDDPSHTMKALTWQGKNSVKVVDTARPKIIDEGDVILKVTGSTICGSDLHLFHGAIPDLEKGDILGHEFCGIITSVGQEVKRVKVGDRAVASFQIACGKCYYCKKKLSSMCERTNSNEDASKLYGRRTAGMFGYSHFTGGFAGGQAEYVRVPYGDVNLLQLPDDVPDEKGLYLSDVLGTSWNAVVDTGVEKGDTVAIWGGGPVGQMAAEFSFFNGANRVILIDGGDGKWRLDFVKKILPKLETVEYTNLPKGESVTSTLKRMCDGRGPDVAIECASGMETDTSELINEMITSVRGFGRCGVTGVYAGYCNHFNIGSLMETGIRLVGNGQSPVQKYWKDLLNYIQQDKIHPLHMVTHRYMLEDMETVYDLFNKRDLGMQKVFIQTKFSAPPSPGAPALTEL; from the exons ATGCCTACCTCGGTTACCACAGATGTCAGCAACTATGAAGCTAAGGGATACGACGACCCGAGCCATACGATGAAAGCCTTGACCTGGCAAGGGAAAAACTCGGTTAAAGTTG TGGACACCGCTCGGCcgaagatcatcgatgaaggCGATGTCATACTTAAAGTGACGGGTAGCACCATTTGTGGGAGTGACTTACACCTATTCCACG GGGCCATCCCAGATCTCGAGAAAGGTGATATCCTCGGCCACGAGTTCTGCGGAATTATCACGAGCGTGGGCCAGGAAGTTAAGAGAGTTAAAGTGGGCGACCGCGCCGTGGCATCCTTTCAAATTGCCTGTGGGAAGTGTTACTATTGCAAGAAGAAGCTATCCTCAATGTGTGAACGGACGAATTCGAACGAGGATGCTTCTAAGCTCTATGGGCGTCGAACAGCCG GCATGTTTGGATACTCTCACTTCACGGGGGGCTTTGCCGGTGGGCAAGCGGAATATGTTCGCGTCCCTTACGGTGACGTGAaccttcttcagctgccCGATGACGTCCCCGACGAAAAAGGTCTATACCTTTCAGATGTGCTAGGAACCTCTTGGAATGCCGTTGTCGATACAGGGGTTGAGAAGGGTGATACTGTGGCAATCTGGGGAGGTGGCCCAGTTGGACAAATGGCAGCTGAATTTAGCTTCTTCAATGGTGCTAATAGGGTTATCCTCATTGACGGCGGTGATGGAAAATGGCGGCTAGACTTTGTCAAGAAAATTTTACCCAAGCTCGAGACAGTTGAGTATACGAACCTCCCAAAGGGTGAATCTGTTACCTCAACTCTGAAGAGAATGTGTGATGGCCGCGGACCTGATGTGGCGATTGAGTGCGCCTCTG GCATGGAAACGGACACGTCTGAGCTGATCAACGAAATGATTACCTCTGTCCGAGGGTTCGGGCGCTGTGGGGTCACGGGCGTGTATGCCGGCTAT TGTAACCACTTCAACATCGGTTCCTTGATGGAGACTGGGATCCGTCTCGTTGGCAATGGACAGTCTCCTGTTCAAAAATACTGGAAAGACCTCTTAAACTATATTCAGCAGGACAAGATCCATCCCCTTCACATGGTCACCCACCGGTACATGCTTGAGGACATGGAGACGGTTTACGATTTATTCAATAAGCGTGACCTAGGGATGCAGAAGGTTTTTATCCAGACAAAGTTCTCCGCCCCTCCATCACCAGGGGCACCTGCGTTAACAGAACTCTGA